The Paenibacillus sp. MBLB1832 genome has a window encoding:
- a CDS encoding TMEM175 family protein: protein MKANRMEAFSDGVLAIIITIMVLEFKVPEGHDWHALIELGPKVLSYLFSFVYIGIYWNNHHHLLHMIRTMNGRLMWLNLMLLFWLSLVPFTTAWMGESDFAPTPTALYGIILLLAAISYRVLQLAILNQYPDDSAIFKSMGKDWKVRISPFLYLIAILTAYVSPWVSGFFYVLVALIWVVPEKRIEHFLRSQ from the coding sequence ATGAAAGCAAACCGAATGGAAGCATTCAGCGATGGAGTCCTGGCAATTATCATTACAATCATGGTACTGGAATTCAAAGTACCGGAAGGCCACGACTGGCACGCATTAATCGAGTTAGGTCCGAAAGTTCTAAGCTACCTCTTTAGTTTTGTTTATATTGGTATATACTGGAATAATCATCATCATCTTTTGCACATGATTCGAACAATGAACGGGCGGTTGATGTGGCTTAACTTGATGTTGCTCTTCTGGCTTTCCCTAGTTCCATTCACGACTGCGTGGATGGGGGAAAGCGATTTTGCACCCACTCCAACGGCATTGTATGGTATCATTCTTCTTCTTGCTGCAATATCTTACCGGGTGCTTCAGCTCGCAATCCTCAACCAATATCCTGACGATTCTGCAATATTTAAGTCGATGGGCAAAGATTGGAAGGTGAGAATATCTCCTTTCCTCTATTTGATCGCGATATTGACAGCGTATGTGAGTCCATGGGTATCTGGCTTTTTTTACGTTCTTGTGGCTTTGATCTGGGTTGTTCCGGAAAAGAGAATCGAGCATTTTTTGAGAAGCCAATAA
- a CDS encoding DUF4362 domain-containing protein, translated as MLKKLMIFAFAMSILSGCSKIKAIDQPQETLKNNADVVDIHGSVSNLFKMDDFVKKIKEKENVSINISHYTIEGDPIYHNIKYRDGNFELQYDTTQDKFGAGKVTTYSCENFEKTETNTELLKYGDNQANEINTIDMKLVKDLKNGQMLGVSDFQLNNEERQKIYKKWCYPII; from the coding sequence TTGCTCAAAAAGTTAATGATCTTTGCCTTTGCTATGAGCATATTGTCAGGTTGTTCAAAAATAAAAGCCATTGACCAACCCCAAGAAACATTAAAAAATAATGCTGACGTGGTTGATATCCACGGAAGTGTTTCTAACCTCTTTAAAATGGACGACTTTGTGAAAAAAATTAAAGAAAAAGAAAACGTCTCGATTAACATTTCTCATTACACGATTGAAGGCGACCCTATTTATCACAACATCAAGTACCGCGATGGCAATTTCGAGCTTCAATACGATACTACGCAAGATAAATTCGGAGCAGGCAAAGTAACAACATACTCTTGTGAAAACTTTGAAAAAACTGAAACGAACACAGAATTGCTTAAATATGGTGATAATCAAGCAAATGAGATAAATACAATAGATATGAAATTGGTGAAAGACCTAAAAAATGGTCAAATGCTAGGTGTGAGTGATTTTCAGCTAAATAATGAAGAACGGCAAAAAATATACAAAAAATGGTGTTATCCAATTATTTAA
- a CDS encoding VOC family protein, with protein sequence MALTSAFTSFNLPVKNVEQSKDFFTGLGFEFNPQFSQKDKSESIVIGANLQVMLISQEFFNTLTQKETVDTDKYAQMTIALAFESREKVDEIVNTAVSLGGKIHEDPENYGFMYHWGFVDLDGHMWAINYINTDAAQG encoded by the coding sequence ATGGCATTAACTTCCGCATTCACGAGCTTTAACTTGCCTGTAAAAAACGTAGAACAATCGAAGGATTTCTTCACCGGACTCGGCTTCGAGTTCAACCCGCAGTTCTCCCAGAAGGACAAGTCGGAATCCATCGTGATCGGCGCCAACCTGCAGGTCATGCTGATCTCCCAAGAATTCTTCAATACCCTCACGCAGAAGGAAACCGTAGATACGGACAAGTATGCGCAAATGACGATCGCATTGGCCTTCGAGAGCCGAGAAAAGGTTGATGAAATCGTGAATACAGCGGTTTCCCTGGGCGGGAAAATACACGAAGATCCCGAGAATTATGGGTTCATGTATCATTGGGGCTTCGTAGACTTGGACGGCCATATGTGGGCAATCAACTACATAAACACGGATGCAGCTCAAGGTTAA
- a CDS encoding metallophosphoesterase family protein, which produces MRIVVVSDTHMPRMAKKLPIRLLQELELADLILHAGDWTSLDVYDELTRFAPVEGIAGNNDGEQIIRMFGFEKTIQIGQVKIGLLHGHTPHKKLTAEQKAMMAYQPGETDAVVFGHSHIPLMKLHNGILLFNPGSPTDKRRMKQHSFGIMEIEGTDIKAEHVFYDSKE; this is translated from the coding sequence TTGAGAATCGTAGTTGTTTCCGATACACACATGCCGCGAATGGCGAAGAAGCTGCCCATCCGATTGCTGCAAGAGCTGGAGCTCGCCGATCTGATTTTGCACGCCGGAGACTGGACAAGTCTTGACGTTTATGACGAGCTTACTCGATTCGCTCCTGTGGAAGGCATAGCTGGCAATAATGATGGGGAGCAGATCATCCGGATGTTCGGGTTCGAAAAAACGATTCAGATCGGCCAAGTCAAAATTGGACTTCTACACGGACACACTCCGCACAAGAAACTTACAGCGGAGCAAAAAGCGATGATGGCATATCAGCCAGGTGAAACGGATGCCGTCGTGTTCGGTCATTCCCATATTCCGCTAATGAAGCTACATAACGGTATTCTGCTCTTTAACCCGGGTTCACCGACGGATAAACGAAGGATGAAGCAGCATTCGTTCGGGATCATGGAGATCGAAGGAACGGACATTAAGGCCGAGCATGTTTTTTATGATAGCAAAGAATAA
- a CDS encoding PH domain-containing protein, which translates to MNWTFIQETDVPREIEEIIVEGEVAEVAYKTIRDTAVFTNKRIIVLISKV; encoded by the coding sequence ATGAACTGGACGTTCATCCAAGAGACGGACGTACCTAGAGAGATTGAAGAGATTATAGTTGAGGGCGAAGTAGCTGAAGTTGCTTACAAGACAATCAGAGACACAGCAGTATTCACTAATAAGCGTATCATCGTACTGATAAGCAAGGTCTGA
- the ltrA gene encoding group II intron reverse transcriptase/maturase has product MQALRNWEYYGMTEAFTDLYERSANNEIFSRLYEIVTSRENILLAYRTMKSNKGSKTPGTDGLTIKDIEQRPENELVSEIQNRLQHYRPKNVRRKLIEKDNGKMRPLGIPCILDRIIQQCFKQVLEPIAEAKFYNHSYGFRPLRSTHHAMARVQFLINQASMHYVVDIDILGFFDNVNHTLLMKQLWNMGIQDRMVLACISKMLKAEIDGEGIPSKGVPQGGLLSTLLSNVVLNDLDHWVAGQWELFPLKKQPKKSRDSQRYAKIRTTLKEGYLVRYADDFKIICRDWRSAQRWYHAVVLYLKDRLKLDISPEKSQIINLRKRESEFLGFTIRANKKGQKRVAHTGIKSGKIQKMRSEVKKHILKMRASPTALTAARFNSFVLGIHNYFNRATHVNVAFSRLAYDLRAFMYNRLKQIGKYEHPANPPPTYSKFYSLGYRTFKVADVYLYPLANVKTKNTMGFSQGLSLFTTAGREQIYKKLRPDLRQEIYFLTKSSIPNQSVEYIDNRISRYSMKMGKCEITGMYLFASDVHCHHYIPPHAGGNDKFNNLRILHKEVGKLILQTHKETIDVLKEKLDLTELMMVQINKYREKYALRPV; this is encoded by the coding sequence GTGCAAGCTTTACGAAATTGGGAGTATTACGGCATGACGGAAGCTTTTACGGATTTGTACGAAAGATCAGCAAACAATGAGATATTTTCACGTCTCTATGAAATCGTCACATCCAGAGAGAACATCTTGTTGGCTTACCGTACGATGAAGTCCAATAAAGGATCAAAGACACCAGGAACAGATGGGCTAACCATCAAAGACATCGAACAACGCCCCGAAAACGAATTAGTGAGTGAAATCCAAAACAGACTGCAACACTATCGTCCCAAGAATGTCAGAAGGAAGCTCATCGAAAAAGATAACGGCAAAATGAGGCCGCTTGGCATCCCATGCATTCTCGACCGCATCATCCAGCAGTGCTTCAAGCAAGTCCTTGAGCCCATAGCTGAAGCTAAATTCTACAACCACAGCTACGGATTCAGACCCCTCCGATCGACACATCATGCCATGGCAAGAGTCCAATTTCTTATCAATCAAGCGTCGATGCATTATGTAGTAGACATCGACATATTGGGTTTCTTCGACAACGTCAATCATACGTTGCTTATGAAGCAACTTTGGAACATGGGCATCCAAGATAGAATGGTACTAGCCTGCATTTCTAAAATGCTAAAAGCTGAAATCGATGGAGAAGGAATACCGTCAAAAGGCGTGCCTCAAGGAGGACTGTTGTCGACGTTGCTTTCGAATGTCGTACTGAACGACTTGGACCACTGGGTAGCAGGTCAATGGGAGCTATTTCCCTTGAAGAAGCAACCTAAAAAGTCAAGGGACAGCCAAAGATACGCTAAAATCCGCACGACCCTTAAAGAAGGCTATTTGGTGCGTTACGCCGACGACTTTAAAATCATTTGCAGAGATTGGAGATCGGCTCAGAGATGGTATCATGCGGTAGTTTTGTATCTCAAAGACCGCTTAAAGCTCGACATCTCTCCAGAGAAATCGCAAATCATTAACCTGCGAAAAAGAGAGTCGGAATTTCTTGGCTTTACAATCCGAGCAAACAAAAAGGGTCAAAAGCGAGTAGCGCATACGGGGATCAAATCGGGCAAAATACAGAAAATGAGGAGCGAAGTCAAGAAACATATTCTCAAAATGAGGGCTTCGCCAACGGCGCTAACCGCTGCACGTTTCAACAGCTTTGTTCTAGGAATTCACAACTATTTCAATCGGGCAACACATGTAAATGTTGCGTTCTCACGTCTTGCCTATGATCTGCGAGCTTTCATGTATAATCGTCTTAAACAAATCGGGAAATATGAACATCCTGCAAACCCACCGCCAACATACAGTAAATTTTACAGCTTGGGGTACAGGACTTTTAAAGTAGCAGATGTTTATTTATACCCTCTGGCCAATGTAAAAACAAAGAATACGATGGGCTTTAGTCAAGGTCTTTCGCTCTTTACCACAGCAGGCAGAGAACAAATATACAAAAAGCTTCGACCAGATTTACGTCAGGAGATTTACTTCCTAACGAAATCTAGCATCCCGAATCAGAGTGTAGAGTATATAGATAATCGGATTAGTCGGTATAGCATGAAAATGGGGAAATGCGAAATTACAGGCATGTATCTCTTCGCATCCGATGTTCACTGTCACCACTATATCCCACCCCACGCAGGTGGAAACGACAAGTTTAACAACTTGCGTATCCTCCACAAGGAGGTCGGGAAACTTATCCTACAAACACACAAAGAGACAATTGACGTACTCAAGGAAAAACTGGATCTAACGGAATTGATGATGGTTCAGATCAACAAATACCGTGAAAAGTATGCATTAAGACCAGTTTAA
- a CDS encoding CPBP family glutamic-type intramembrane protease translates to MKRYLSMLGNYLLYLTVIILVIFLYNIVLDPVLGWGQFGKGKNIPIQVFMVLVITIALSAIVYAIKYRLLKQTPVSFWRLSSFSPISSSSSVHMITIGLAFTLLNAASMKLLLYYNITTFNDFTEEYFASVPFVYIILSSVLTTALELILFIGIMFNEARKHVHVFWSILVIALIIAALQPGGIAMQLLGVALGFIYGSIYVRLSSIWSVMLIGIVFNISLFGMKRIGWLDSMENMSGFTLILLTAVMGLYLIFSTLWYWRKPKAGY, encoded by the coding sequence GTGAAGAGATATTTATCGATGCTGGGAAATTACTTACTCTATTTGACGGTCATCATTTTAGTGATCTTCCTCTATAATATCGTCCTTGATCCTGTATTAGGATGGGGGCAGTTCGGAAAAGGAAAGAACATCCCAATCCAGGTATTCATGGTACTTGTAATTACAATCGCTCTTTCCGCGATTGTTTACGCCATTAAATATCGACTTTTGAAACAGACACCGGTAAGCTTCTGGAGACTTAGTAGCTTCTCGCCGATCAGTTCGAGCTCTTCGGTTCACATGATAACAATCGGGCTCGCGTTCACATTATTAAACGCTGCCTCCATGAAACTACTTCTTTACTACAACATTACAACGTTCAATGATTTTACAGAAGAATATTTTGCCTCTGTTCCTTTCGTTTACATTATACTTTCCTCAGTGCTCACCACTGCACTTGAGCTGATCTTGTTTATTGGTATCATGTTTAACGAAGCCCGGAAACATGTTCACGTATTCTGGTCAATTCTAGTCATCGCTTTGATTATTGCGGCGTTGCAGCCAGGAGGCATTGCGATGCAGCTTCTGGGTGTAGCGTTAGGATTCATATATGGATCCATCTATGTACGCCTTTCATCCATATGGTCCGTTATGCTGATTGGAATCGTGTTTAACATCAGTCTGTTCGGTATGAAAAGAATCGGTTGGCTTGATTCCATGGAGAACATGTCGGGCTTCACCCTTATTCTGCTTACGGCAGTCATGGGACTCTATCTCATCTTTAGCACCCTTTGGTACTGGAGAAAACCAAAAGCTGGCTACTAA
- a CDS encoding GerAB/ArcD/ProY family transporter, protein MKASSLYERTVTFGGIYVFFMVNRSQMLYFVLVTPSKLVYPYMIWALIAVGILSQLNMILIAKWFSSDISTKGYQGFVQLFGKRTVRVLAFVGLFFIFAKIYVSTLGTVEVINSIIFPSMNPLWLILFLFGICLYAASRGMTNAIRFVVIAFFGSAWMILCFIPFFFPSMASLHDLYPLIPADWSTVSWKNLLFIWQAFSGPEYLVFIGPWINQKQKMLKYLTFANTTSVFEYLIMFVVSLLFFSSQYLNKSRFPVTDLIRYLQTPVLERIDIILICMQMFYYVWAISLYFLWFYGAIRIVSGRLNEQSNRIGFITCWIMILISTIILDKWFDETEQNPLMNLQIWLRAFTYLFIPTFLLIACKRKGLI, encoded by the coding sequence GTGAAGGCATCTTCCTTATATGAGAGAACGGTCACGTTTGGCGGGATCTATGTCTTTTTCATGGTCAACAGAAGTCAAATGCTATATTTCGTCTTAGTCACTCCTTCCAAATTGGTTTATCCCTATATGATTTGGGCATTAATTGCCGTGGGGATTTTATCACAATTGAATATGATCTTGATTGCAAAATGGTTTTCATCAGACATTTCCACCAAAGGATATCAAGGATTCGTTCAACTATTTGGAAAGCGGACGGTTCGTGTTTTGGCCTTCGTTGGTCTGTTTTTCATTTTTGCTAAAATATATGTAAGTACACTGGGGACTGTGGAAGTGATTAATAGTATCATCTTCCCTTCCATGAATCCTTTGTGGTTGATTTTATTTCTCTTTGGGATTTGTTTGTACGCGGCCTCTCGAGGAATGACGAATGCGATACGCTTTGTCGTTATTGCCTTTTTTGGTTCCGCTTGGATGATTTTATGTTTTATTCCTTTCTTCTTCCCATCGATGGCGTCACTTCACGATTTATATCCCTTGATCCCCGCAGACTGGTCGACAGTCTCCTGGAAGAATCTTTTGTTCATTTGGCAAGCGTTCTCGGGACCGGAGTACTTGGTCTTTATTGGGCCGTGGATAAACCAAAAACAAAAGATGTTGAAATATTTGACATTTGCTAATACCACGTCTGTCTTTGAGTATTTGATTATGTTTGTTGTTTCCTTATTATTTTTTAGTTCCCAATACTTGAACAAAAGCAGATTTCCGGTAACGGACCTTATTCGTTATCTGCAAACTCCTGTTTTGGAGCGAATTGATATCATTTTAATTTGCATGCAAATGTTTTATTATGTGTGGGCCATTTCCCTTTATTTCTTATGGTTCTACGGGGCTATTCGAATAGTTTCAGGAAGATTAAACGAACAGAGCAATCGAATTGGTTTTATAACCTGCTGGATCATGATTTTAATAAGTACGATTATTCTAGACAAGTGGTTTGATGAAACTGAACAGAACCCTTTGATGAACCTACAGATTTGGTTACGGGCATTTACCTACTTGTTCATCCCAACCTTCCTTCTGATTGCTTGCAAACGAAAGGGGCTTATCTAG
- a CDS encoding Ger(x)C family spore germination protein, translated as MFLVIMSSMLWMIGCSPFVDNNQIEEISPVILWSITEGAEGKLRISTLVPPIYSEPKKILTQEVDLLKEGGKDFNLSYHREVKSGQLRMVFIEQELAKKGITSLMNTLFTDPDISQRLYIIIVNGSFDDFIKNQIKTQDVPGYLLYRLLKHYEYKKQGDMTIVNLHQFMKRYYSPYSDPVAPIFKVDKENFIYEGTAFFKNDKLQTNINKRNEQIFQLIDHNHHLKVLTIPELSITMGNVTSKTKMKLNLDYSTLSLNVELKGRIEEYRGKGDIDNLDQLAVIHQQIKSLFEKQTTELLKKMQNSEVDPLEIGTLTLGPFSKPMSEDEWSTLWANVKFNVTYELHIQPLTNVRK; from the coding sequence ATGTTCCTCGTCATAATGAGCAGTATGCTATGGATGATTGGATGCTCCCCATTTGTAGATAACAATCAGATCGAAGAAATCTCCCCTGTGATTTTGTGGTCGATTACTGAGGGTGCAGAAGGGAAGCTAAGAATAAGCACACTGGTACCACCCATATATTCTGAACCAAAAAAAATACTTACCCAAGAAGTCGATCTATTGAAGGAGGGAGGAAAGGATTTTAATTTAAGCTATCATCGGGAAGTAAAATCAGGACAACTTCGTATGGTATTTATTGAACAAGAACTGGCAAAAAAAGGCATTACATCACTTATGAACACTTTATTTACGGACCCTGATATTTCTCAACGCCTTTATATCATCATCGTCAATGGAAGCTTTGATGATTTCATTAAAAATCAAATAAAAACACAAGACGTTCCTGGCTATTTACTTTATCGTTTGCTTAAACACTATGAGTATAAGAAACAAGGAGATATGACTATTGTAAATCTACATCAATTTATGAAAAGGTACTATTCACCATACTCCGATCCAGTGGCTCCTATTTTCAAGGTCGATAAAGAAAATTTTATCTACGAAGGAACTGCCTTCTTCAAAAACGATAAACTGCAAACGAACATTAATAAGAGAAATGAACAAATATTCCAACTGATTGATCATAATCATCACCTTAAAGTCCTTACCATCCCAGAGTTATCAATAACGATGGGGAATGTCACTTCCAAGACAAAGATGAAATTAAATCTCGACTACTCAACATTATCTCTCAACGTCGAGCTCAAAGGTCGAATTGAAGAGTACCGTGGAAAGGGAGATATAGACAACCTTGATCAATTAGCGGTTATTCATCAACAAATAAAATCGCTTTTCGAAAAACAAACAACAGAGCTGCTAAAGAAAATGCAAAATTCGGAAGTGGACCCTCTGGAAATAGGTACTCTTACACTAGGTCCTTTTTCGAAGCCCATGAGCGAGGATGAATGGTCTACTCTCTGGGCGAACGTGAAATTTAACGTTACATATGAGCTTCATATTCAACCTTTGACGAATGTGCGAAAATAA
- a CDS encoding spore germination protein: MFWKKLKIGHHFEKPEPQNTVLTIDSIRQILANMDDAEIIERRTNNDQMVMLLYIRTLIDQERLNESVMEPLLHCDLEEINECIATTKVSRIVTMEEGQQKLLTGSILLYEPMKNQWWAALLPNPLTRAIETSETETIMFGPKDSFSEQIDQNVTMIRRRLPSTSLKSERFSVGSVSKTEVVMMYLEGVTNPEFISIARSKLSTIDFDVFLDSSHVAAFMEDHYHSIFPQFQQSDRPDLCAFTLSMGKITFLVANTPFALTAPITFFHLFQSPEDYINRWLVASFLRLLRYVSYVLSLILVPIYVALATHHYQMLPMQVLFVLLESRTKLPFTPFWEAFLMLITLEIIKEASLRMPTKSGQVLGVIGGIVVGQASVEAGFASKILIILVGVTAIASFLVPNYLVTKSNTLLQFAFLFLANYIGMLGIVFGIIVILVHLNSITSLKQPYFAPLAHLYWRDWLDLFIRGPFHWMKERPEYLHTLQKWRTSQRRK; this comes from the coding sequence ATGTTTTGGAAGAAGCTTAAGATTGGACACCATTTTGAGAAACCTGAACCTCAGAATACCGTCCTAACGATAGATTCGATTAGACAAATTTTGGCCAACATGGACGATGCAGAAATCATCGAACGCAGGACCAATAATGATCAAATGGTGATGCTTCTCTACATAAGAACATTAATTGACCAAGAACGCTTAAATGAATCCGTTATGGAACCGCTGCTCCACTGTGATCTTGAAGAAATAAATGAATGCATAGCCACAACTAAGGTATCCAGAATTGTCACGATGGAGGAAGGTCAGCAGAAACTATTAACGGGATCCATCCTTCTCTATGAACCTATGAAGAATCAGTGGTGGGCAGCACTTCTTCCAAATCCATTGACTCGCGCCATCGAAACATCGGAAACCGAAACCATTATGTTTGGACCCAAGGACAGCTTCAGTGAGCAAATCGATCAAAATGTGACAATGATTCGCAGACGGCTTCCATCGACATCTTTAAAATCAGAAAGATTTTCTGTAGGTTCTGTAAGTAAAACAGAGGTTGTCATGATGTATCTGGAAGGGGTGACCAATCCCGAATTTATTTCCATTGCAAGAAGTAAACTATCTACCATTGATTTTGATGTTTTTTTGGATTCGTCACATGTTGCTGCATTCATGGAAGATCATTATCATAGTATATTCCCGCAATTTCAACAAAGCGACCGCCCGGATCTATGCGCTTTCACTTTATCGATGGGAAAAATTACTTTTTTAGTAGCCAATACACCATTTGCGTTAACGGCTCCCATCACATTTTTTCATCTATTTCAATCTCCAGAGGATTACATTAATCGCTGGCTGGTTGCCAGTTTTTTGCGGCTGCTGCGATATGTAAGCTATGTACTTTCGTTAATATTAGTCCCGATCTATGTTGCGTTAGCCACTCATCATTATCAGATGCTCCCGATGCAAGTTCTTTTTGTATTATTAGAATCTAGAACCAAATTGCCGTTTACGCCATTTTGGGAAGCATTTTTAATGCTGATTACCCTGGAGATCATCAAAGAAGCAAGTCTTAGGATGCCCACAAAGTCGGGTCAAGTACTAGGCGTGATCGGTGGCATTGTCGTAGGACAAGCTTCCGTTGAAGCTGGTTTTGCAAGCAAAATATTAATTATTTTAGTAGGTGTTACGGCTATCGCTTCGTTTCTAGTCCCTAATTATCTCGTGACAAAATCAAACACACTGCTTCAATTCGCTTTCCTTTTCCTTGCCAACTATATTGGAATGTTAGGGATAGTATTCGGGATAATTGTTATTCTTGTCCATTTGAATAGTATCACATCTTTGAAACAGCCTTATTTCGCCCCCTTAGCTCATCTTTACTGGAGGGATTGGTTAGATCTTTTCATTCGGGGTCCTTTCCATTGGATGAAGGAACGTCCTGAATATTTACATACCCTACAGAAATGGCGAACCAGTCAAAGGAGAAAATAA